A region from the Eulemur rufifrons isolate Redbay chromosome 21, OSU_ERuf_1, whole genome shotgun sequence genome encodes:
- the LOC138401860 gene encoding zinc finger protein 84-like, translated as MAYGCGKCGKSFTQKSQFISHHRTHTGEKPYNCSQCGKAFSQKSQLTSHQRTHTGEKPYECGECGKAFSRKSHLISHWRTHTGEKPYGCNECGRAFSEKSNLINHQRIHTGEKPFECRECGKAFTFSQKSHLISHQMTHTGEKPFVCNKCGKAFSRKSQLVRHQRTHTGEKPYECSECGKAFSEKLSLTNHQRIHTGEKPYICSECGKAFCQKSHLISHQRTHTGEKPYECSECGKAFGEKSKLIRHQRTHTGEKPYECTECRKAFREKSSLINHQRIHTGEKPFECSECGKAFSRKSHLIPHQRTHTGEKPYGCSECRKAFSQKSQLVNHQRIHTGEKPYQCNECAKAFSQKSQLINHQRTHKVKKSKECN; from the exons ATGGCCTATGGCTGTGGTAAATGTGGCAAAAGCTTTACTCAGAAGTCGCAGTTTATTAGCCATCACAGaactcatacaggagagaaaccttataaTTGTAGccagtgtgggaaagccttctCCCAAAAGTCACAGCTCACATCCCATCAGAGAACACATACGGGAGAGAAACCATATGAATGTGgcgaatgtgggaaagccttctcCCGGAAGTCCCATCTCATATCACATTGGAGGACACACacaggagaaaaaccctatgGATGCAATGAATGTGGGAGGGCCTTTAGTGAAAAGTCAAAcctcattaatcatcagagaattcatacaggagagaagccTTTTGAATGCagggaatgtgggaaagctttca CCTTCTCCCAGAAGTCACATCTCATATCACATCAGATGACACACACAGGAGAAAAACCCTTCGTTTGCAAtaaatgtgggaaagccttcagcaGGAAATCCCAGCTTGTTAGACATCAGAGAACTCATACgggagaaaaaccctatgaatgcagtgaatgtgggaaagctttcagtgAAAAATTAAGTCTgactaatcatcagagaattcatacaggagaaaaACCCTACATATGCAGtgagtgtgggaaagccttttgTCAGAAGTCACATCTCATATCACATCAGAGGAcacatacaggagagaaaccctatgaatgcagtgaatgtgggaaagcctttggTGAGAAATCAA AGCTTATTAGACATCAGAGAACTCATACAGGAGAAAAACCTTATGAGTGTACTGAATGTAGAAAAGCCTTCAGGGAGAAGTCAAGtctcattaatcatcagagaatacatacaggagagaaaccctttgaatgcagtgaatgtggcaaagccttctcTCGGAAGTCACACCTCATACCACATCAGAGGACACATACAGGTGAGAAACCTTATGGTTGCAGTGAATGTAGGAAGGCCTTCTCTCAGAAGTCTCAGCTTGTTaatcatcagagaattcatactggagagaagccttaTCAATGCAATGAATGTGCGAAAGCCTTCTCACAGAAGTCACAgctcattaatcatcagagaactCATAAAGTAAAGAAATCCAAGGAGTGCAATTAA